In Microbacterium lushaniae, the following are encoded in one genomic region:
- a CDS encoding acyl-CoA dehydrogenase family protein encodes MDRDIYDEDHEAFRDVVREFVKRYVSNQARERWDAEGEIDRETMLAAGQSGLIGLSVPEEFGGAGMLQDYRFRTIVMEEIIRAGAGSLAGAFGIQDDLAVPYLAHFGTPQQQQKWLPGMATGEVIGALAMTEPGAGSDLRAVTTTAKKVDGGYLVNGAKTFISSGKTADLVVTFVKTGEGNRPDAFSLLLIENGMTGFEHGKKLHKMGFQGHDTAELSFSDVFVPEENLIGGEEGHGFIQLMRNLPLERLSIGVAAAAAADAGLAWTLEYVKSREAFGTPVIDFQNTRFRLADVATTVDVLWAYVDRAIALYGEGKLTPEEAAKVKFWTTEREGEVLDTCVQLHGGYGYITEYPIARAYLDARVHRIYGGTNEIMREIVGRQLAGRR; translated from the coding sequence ATGGACCGCGACATCTACGACGAAGACCACGAGGCGTTCCGCGACGTGGTGCGCGAATTCGTCAAGCGCTACGTCTCCAACCAGGCGCGCGAGCGCTGGGACGCCGAAGGCGAGATCGATCGCGAGACGATGCTCGCGGCCGGTCAGTCGGGCCTCATCGGCCTGTCGGTGCCGGAGGAGTTCGGCGGCGCCGGGATGCTGCAGGACTACCGCTTCCGCACCATCGTGATGGAGGAGATCATCCGCGCCGGTGCCGGTTCGCTCGCCGGGGCCTTCGGCATCCAGGATGACCTCGCCGTGCCCTATCTCGCGCACTTCGGCACGCCGCAGCAGCAGCAGAAGTGGCTGCCGGGAATGGCTACGGGCGAGGTGATCGGTGCCCTGGCGATGACCGAGCCCGGCGCCGGCAGCGACCTTCGTGCAGTGACCACCACCGCGAAGAAGGTCGACGGCGGGTATCTCGTCAACGGCGCCAAGACGTTCATCTCCAGCGGCAAGACCGCCGATCTCGTCGTCACCTTCGTCAAGACGGGGGAGGGCAACCGGCCGGATGCGTTCAGCCTGCTGCTGATCGAGAACGGCATGACGGGCTTCGAGCACGGCAAGAAGCTGCACAAGATGGGCTTCCAGGGCCACGACACCGCGGAGCTGTCGTTCAGCGACGTCTTCGTCCCGGAAGAGAACCTCATCGGCGGCGAGGAGGGGCACGGCTTCATCCAGCTCATGCGCAATCTGCCGCTCGAGCGCCTGTCGATCGGCGTCGCCGCCGCGGCGGCCGCCGACGCCGGCCTGGCCTGGACCCTCGAGTACGTCAAGAGCCGCGAGGCGTTCGGCACACCCGTCATCGACTTCCAGAACACGCGCTTCCGGCTCGCCGATGTGGCGACCACGGTGGACGTGCTGTGGGCGTACGTCGATCGCGCGATCGCACTGTACGGCGAGGGCAAGCTCACGCCCGAGGAGGCCGCGAAGGTCAAGTTCTGGACCACCGAGCGCGAGGGTGAAGTGCTCGACACGTGCGTGCAGCTGCACGGCGGCTACGGCTACATCACGGAGTACCCCATCGCGCGGGCCTACCTCGATGCCCGGGTGCACCGCATCTACGGCGGCACGAACGAGATCATGCGCGAGATCGTCGGCCGCCAGCTCGCCGGGCGGCGCTGA